The window ACTCTTTATTGGCCGGCTTAAAGATGTTGTCTGATGTTGACTTGCGTGAACAGCTGCCGGAGATCTCAGTGCCTATGCTGCGTTTATACGGGCGACTGGATGGATTGGTGCCAATCAAGGTAGCAAAAGATCTGGGTAGAGCGCTGCCTCATACCGAGCAATATATATTCACGCAGTCTTCACATGCGCCGTTTATGACAGAAGCCGATGCCTTTTGTAGTGAACTGGTTAGCTTCGCGCAAAAATAATCACTAAATTTATTGCCGGATTGGTCGATATATAACCTAATACCACTCACAGTAAGTAAGTGTTTAAAAATAGCGTAGGAAAAAGGCTTTAGAGCAAGGCAGAGCTTTTTGATAAGTAGTTATTCTACAATCAAAAGTTCTAACGCCGTTATCGAGCATTTTAGCAAGCTAGGATGAGCAGTTATTTACTACGATTGGTATAACACCAAGGAATTGCATGATACTCAGACCTAACTCTCTCCAGAGTTGATTGCGGTAAGTTGGGCTATGCCTGTTGTGCTTACTCGGCACAACAGTGTTATGGCAATAGCGATGGGCGATTCTTGAGGAGAGTTCGCGATGATTGTGTCACCTGCAACTGCAGTAAGTGTGCCACTGATCGCCCCGTCCGTTAATGTGCAAACAGAGCAAGTTGCGCGTGATAATAGAGTCCGAGAGCCTGTTGCTCCCGCAGTAGCATTGGCGAGAACCAATGCAGAGCGTAAGGTAAAATCAGACGATAAACGAAGGCAGCAGTCGGCTTGGGATCCTTCAGACCATCCAGGTTATGAAATGGAGAACGAGTCAGAGGCCAATTCGGTTAGCCATGAAGAGCCACAAGATTCTTTTGACAGGTTGTTCAGCTTATTGGCACTGAGAACATACAGTGCTGATCAAGGAAAGGGCTATACCATGCGTTTCCGCCTGCCAAAGCATGTTTTAGATGCGGCGATTCAAGAGGGACAGATGGAGAAACGACGTAAGGTCATAAAATATCATTATGGTCATGCTGTTGCGCCTCATGCTCCATCAGAGATGCTGGTCGTATTATAATTATACTCTTCATACTTGAA is drawn from Vibrio sp. SNU_ST1 and contains these coding sequences:
- a CDS encoding ATP-dependent Lon protease is translated as MIVSPATAVSVPLIAPSVNVQTEQVARDNRVREPVAPAVALARTNAERKVKSDDKRRQQSAWDPSDHPGYEMENESEANSVSHEEPQDSFDRLFSLLALRTYSADQGKGYTMRFRLPKHVLDAAIQEGQMEKRRKVIKYHYGHAVAPHAPSEMLVVL